The following proteins come from a genomic window of Mustela lutreola isolate mMusLut2 chromosome 6, mMusLut2.pri, whole genome shotgun sequence:
- the LOC131832951 gene encoding endogenous retrovirus group V member 2 Env polyprotein-like isoform X2, with protein sequence MMRLMKWTLLLALLPGMSWEENNKGGETWRENAIVNISSIVASGNNLSDCLICHPPPQDGVSKIQFVPVNEDITLTLTSGSIRRAAFLVVELDDRNDMKCVGLTDSWNQTGLQVKQPLLCREQGQPCCPCQTRTCLTNVGSLPSVYPMSFSLSSSSCTPNQTHWCVDSSLLSQDDKPNFSCTYWKGIATPSWRLTYQTPAAFDSQEGIEEDSELDGGPLDGGPLSPRCKSTPNWGRLLRSWFNSSSPRQACTPPGYLFLCGPPQNKLPYEGSPNSFFSRPLQAVAYSCVDNVHFRGECTLGRLGPKGLGATIYNITSQTRHRRALGLILAATGEAIGLAAPWRGFAYHETTLKDLTQLIENLATNTGDSLESRQESLDSMTNVLDTRLALDYLLAKQGGVCAVVNNTCCAYINSSGEVELNVQETYRRTRWLHGFDNHTAQTMGRRQRLFT encoded by the coding sequence ATGATGAGACTGATGAAGTGGACTCTTCTCTTGGCCCTTCTCCCTGGGATGAGttgggaagaaaataacaaaggcGGGGAAACCTGGAGAGAAAATGCAATTGTCAACATTTCTAGCATTGTGGCCTCAGGAAATAACCTCTCTGATTGTTTGATCTGTCATCCTCCCCCACAAGACGGGGTTTCGAAGATCCAGTTTGTACCTGTCAATGAGGATATTACTCTCACCTTGACTTCTGGTTCTATTAGGAGGGCAGCCTTTCTAGTAGTAGAACTCGATGATCGCAACGATATGAAGTGTGTTGGGCTTACAGACTCTTGGAACCAAACCGGTCTCCAGGTTAAGCAGCCTCTTCTCTGTCGAGAGCAAGGACAGCCCTGTTGCCCCTGCCAGACACGCACTTGCCTTACCAATGTGGGAAGCTTGCCCTCTGTTTATCCTATGTCATTTTCCTTGTCAAGTTCTTCATGTACTCCTAACCAGACCCACTGGTGTGTggactcctctcttctctcccaagATGACAAACCTAACTTCTCCTGTACCTACTGGAAAGGAATAGCAACCCCTTCTTGGAGGCTCACCTATCAGACCCCAGCTGCCTTCGATAGCCAGGAGGGGATAGAAGAGGATTCAGAGCTCGATGGGGGGCCACTGGATGGAGGGCCTCTGTCCCCCAGATGCAAGAGTACACCTAACTGGGGTCGCCTTTTACGAAGTTGGTTTAACTCCTCTTCACCCCGCCAAGCTTGTACCCCACCAGGGTATCTGTTTCTCTGCGGTCCTCCCCAAAATAAGCTACCCTACGAAGGGAgccctaattctttcttctccagGCCTCTTCAGGCAGTGGCCTATTCGTGTGTAGATAATGTTCACTTCCGGGGAGAATGCACTTTGGGACGATTGGGCCCTAAAGGGTTAGGCGCCACTATATATAACATCACCTCTCAAACCAGACATAGGAGAGCTCTTGGGCTTATCTTGGCAGCAACTGGAGAAGCCATAGGACTGGCTGCCCCCTGGAGGGGGTTTGCTTATCATGAAACAACCTTAAAAGACCTTACCCAGCTCATAGAAAACCTGGCCACAAACACTGGTGACAGCTTAGAGAGCCGCCAGGAGTCCCTGGATTCCATGACTAATGTACTTGACACACGGTTAGCTCTAGATTATCTTCTGGCCAAACAAGGGGGTGTCTGTGCGGTAGTCAACAACACTTGCTGTGCCTACATCAACAGCTCTGGGGAAGTGGAACTAAACGTTCAGGAGACTTACAGACGAACCAGATGGTTGCATGGGTTCGATAATCACACTGCCCAAACTATGGGACGCAGGCAGAGGCTCTTTACCTAA